A single Candidatus Diapherotrites archaeon DNA region contains:
- the ahcY gene encoding adenosylhomocysteinase, with product MSKTDYDVKDISLHEKGMLKIEWAERQMPVLQLIRKRFEKEKPLKGIRIGACLHVTTETANLVRVLKEGGAEVRLCASNPLSTQDDVAAAIAEDLKINVYAIKGEDNNTYYKHLNSVLDLKPQITMDDGGDLVSEIHSKRTECLKEIIGGTEETTTGVIRFKNMERDGVLKYPIIAVNNAQTKFMFDNRYGTGQSTIDGILRATNILLAGRNVVIAGYGWCGRGLALKMKGMGANVTVTEVDHLKGLEALMDGFKVERMEEAARNADLIVTLTGDINVVDKRHFELLKDGCILANSGHFNVEINIPELAAISKSRRIIRDFVEEFALKDGKKVYVLGEGRLINLAAAEGHPAAVMDMSFANQALSVEFMKENKEKLKNKVYDVPKEIDERIARLKLESMNVGIDELTEEQKKYLTSWEQGT from the coding sequence ATGAGCAAGACAGATTATGACGTTAAAGACATTTCATTGCACGAAAAAGGAATGCTGAAGATTGAGTGGGCTGAAAGGCAGATGCCTGTCCTTCAACTTATAAGGAAAAGATTCGAGAAAGAAAAGCCATTGAAAGGAATAAGGATTGGAGCATGCCTTCACGTTACAACAGAGACAGCCAATTTGGTTAGAGTGCTGAAGGAAGGCGGGGCAGAGGTAAGGTTGTGCGCCTCAAACCCCTTAAGCACGCAGGATGATGTTGCTGCAGCAATAGCAGAAGACTTGAAGATAAATGTTTATGCAATCAAGGGAGAAGACAATAATACTTACTACAAGCACTTGAATTCTGTTTTAGACTTAAAGCCTCAAATTACAATGGATGACGGAGGCGATTTGGTCAGTGAAATCCACTCTAAAAGAACAGAGTGCCTGAAAGAAATAATCGGGGGCACAGAAGAAACAACAACTGGGGTCATTAGATTCAAGAACATGGAGAGGGACGGGGTGCTGAAGTATCCAATAATTGCAGTGAATAACGCGCAAACAAAATTCATGTTTGATAACAGGTACGGAACAGGCCAGAGCACAATAGATGGAATCCTGAGGGCAACAAATATTCTTCTTGCAGGAAGAAATGTCGTAATTGCAGGATACGGTTGGTGCGGGAGAGGACTTGCATTAAAAATGAAAGGCATGGGAGCAAATGTTACAGTAACAGAGGTTGATCATTTAAAAGGACTGGAAGCATTAATGGACGGCTTCAAGGTAGAGAGAATGGAAGAGGCTGCAAGGAATGCTGATTTAATTGTAACATTGACAGGAGACATTAATGTTGTGGACAAAAGGCACTTTGAACTTCTTAAAGACGGATGCATTCTGGCGAATTCAGGGCATTTCAATGTGGAAATAAATATTCCAGAGCTTGCAGCAATAAGCAAGAGCAGGCGGATTATAAGGGACTTCGTTGAAGAATTCGCTTTAAAGGACGGAAAGAAAGTTTACGTGCTCGGAGAAGGAAGGCTGATCAATCTGGCTGCAGCAGAAGGCCATCCTGCAGCAGTAATGGACATGAGCTTTGCAAACCAGGCCTTAAGCGTTGAATTCATGAAAGAGAATAAAGAAAAATTAAAAAATAAAGTGTACGATGTGCCTAAAGAAATAGATGAAAGGATCGCAAGGCTGAAATTAGAGTCAATGAATGTAGGCATTGATGAGTTAACAGAAGAGCAGAAGAAGTATTTAACTTCATGGGAGCAGGGCACATAA
- a CDS encoding PPC domain-containing DNA-binding protein: MVSGNTEFVLKLVHGDNIIDKLKEFAQNNNLTQGYFISGSGYIKDFEISGFKGAGKIENTAFRTPYQVIAVSGRIFKKGNSFYPEMKVSLTRSGTNSINGLLLKGTVEEEMEIMIRLIDYKKMIIS, encoded by the coding sequence ATGGTTTCAGGAAATACTGAATTCGTTCTTAAGCTAGTGCACGGAGACAACATAATAGACAAATTGAAGGAGTTCGCGCAAAACAATAACCTTACTCAAGGATACTTCATTTCAGGCTCAGGATACATTAAAGACTTCGAGATAAGCGGATTCAAGGGAGCAGGAAAAATAGAGAACACGGCATTTAGGACCCCGTACCAAGTAATAGCAGTTTCGGGGAGGATTTTCAAGAAAGGCAATTCATTCTATCCTGAAATGAAGGTAAGCCTTACGAGAAGCGGAACAAACAGCATCAACGGCCTCCTCTTAAAGGGTACAGTAGAAGAAGAAATGGAAATAATGATAAGGCTCATTGACTACAAAAAAATGATAATCTCCTGA
- a CDS encoding acyltransferase yields MRHLRTVKVSTPNSLTEWYKVKNPLIVVFNFIVIYLCKYLPSLSLKRFLLRLTGMKIEENVSVGLGASFDIFFPELITIKENSVIGFNALILCHEFLIKEYRTGETVIGRNVVIGANSTVLAGVEIGDNSIIGACSLVNSDVPANSFYAGIPAREIRKGRK; encoded by the coding sequence ATGAGGCATCTGAGGACAGTAAAGGTTTCAACTCCAAACTCTCTCACAGAATGGTATAAAGTAAAGAACCCTCTTATTGTGGTATTCAATTTCATTGTAATTTATTTATGCAAATACCTTCCTTCGCTCTCGCTCAAGAGATTCCTGCTTAGATTGACTGGAATGAAAATTGAAGAAAATGTATCGGTAGGATTGGGCGCAAGCTTTGACATCTTCTTCCCTGAGCTCATCACAATAAAAGAAAATTCAGTCATAGGATTCAATGCGCTCATCTTATGCCATGAATTTTTAATCAAAGAATACAGGACAGGAGAAACAGTAATTGGAAGGAATGTGGTAATAGGAGCAAACTCTACAGTGCTTGCAGGGGTTGAAATTGGAGACAACTCAATAATTGGAGCATGCTCTCTTGTGAACTCAGATGTTCCTGCAAATTCCTTTTATGCAGGCATTCCTGCAAGGGAGATAAGAAAAGGAAGGAAATGA
- a CDS encoding class II fructose-bisphosphate aldolase — MALVSSKKILLKAKKGGYAVGAFNAFNLESVQAIIGAAEELKAPVILQTTEKALEYAGTENLADLIIPIAKKSRAQIALHLDHGSSLAWCKKAISFGWTSVMIDASALDFNKNVALTKKVVSFARRKKVSVEAELGRLQGIEEGMHVSERDSFLTDPIKAQEFVEKTKVDVLAVAVGTSHGAFKFKGEALIDFNRIKEISFVTGLPLALHGASSVKKEVINKAVSLGIKLEEARGVDENSIRKAISSGITKINIDTDLRLAFTVAVKGFLYFNTREFDPRKFLGEAREAVKDTVKEKIKLFGSEGKA; from the coding sequence ATGGCTTTGGTTTCTTCAAAGAAAATTCTCCTGAAAGCAAAAAAAGGAGGATATGCTGTAGGCGCATTCAATGCATTTAACTTGGAGTCAGTGCAGGCAATAATTGGAGCAGCAGAAGAGCTCAAGGCTCCTGTAATCCTGCAGACAACAGAGAAAGCATTAGAGTATGCTGGAACAGAGAATCTGGCTGATTTAATTATTCCAATTGCAAAAAAATCAAGGGCCCAAATTGCGTTGCATTTAGACCATGGTTCTTCTCTTGCCTGGTGCAAGAAGGCAATTTCTTTTGGCTGGACCTCAGTAATGATTGATGCTTCAGCCTTGGATTTCAATAAGAATGTGGCTCTCACAAAAAAGGTTGTTTCTTTTGCGCGCAGAAAGAAAGTTTCAGTTGAAGCAGAATTAGGCAGACTGCAAGGAATAGAAGAAGGAATGCATGTTAGCGAAAGAGACTCTTTTCTCACTGACCCGATTAAAGCCCAAGAGTTTGTGGAAAAAACCAAGGTTGACGTCCTTGCTGTTGCTGTTGGAACATCTCACGGCGCATTCAAGTTTAAGGGAGAAGCATTAATTGATTTTAATAGAATAAAAGAAATTTCTTTTGTTACAGGACTTCCACTTGCACTGCACGGCGCATCCTCTGTGAAAAAGGAAGTAATAAACAAAGCTGTTTCCCTTGGAATTAAATTGGAGGAAGCAAGGGGCGTTGACGAAAACTCGATAAGAAAAGCCATTTCTTCAGGCATAACCAAAATAAACATTGACACTGATTTAAGACTTGCCTTCACTGTTGCAGTGAAGGGATTCCTGTACTTCAACACAAGAGAATTCGACCCGAGAAAATTCCTGGGTGAAGCCCGCGAGGCAGTAAAAGATACAGTGAAAGAGAAAATCAAATTATTTGGCTCTGAAGGCAAGGCTTAA
- a CDS encoding PKD domain-containing protein, giving the protein MTGIKTEIRILSILIALLILSFNAGADWCAASPGNPDITNNLITILGQANNWSNSPTIVVYEGTPYIAYEGQQTGVSWTRIFFTYWNGIGWQTPISVSNETGNNKAHNPVFAINIKNGEMHLVWSTEESSFNKVYYSFSAGFGDPWTAPEPLDGLSGETLNKAKFPYVALDSDGNPHVIFYYDSGGIQKVYYTTKTGGAWSNLELIGEAASEGSTERVNPIYITVDKKKVPNVPSEPIFYLMDLPRKKELIEFATGPGPEPCTYSCGNGLCEDCYETAANCCGDCGVCPPDVIHIIWKNMADGKIVHKQKNIESGASWTAIDYLDQTSTNESSHPFSVADNSGGLHVSYEERVPPNNGEIYYRMLENGNWITKPLGGSPNISNTIEDSLHPTIAVDANAVPKIAWSEPKVDSNHSRIYFKYWNNASNSWQNLGGNNLIWSDPSVHNADYPFIGLNYDGRSYIAWQQKLTGSDKGQIWMVYWGDCTRPLPAPNKPPKAVCKVKPTSGDIKTEFEFDAGDSNDDHTPKENLEVRWDWADIDGVTYNTDWTTEKKAFHVFDYIGTYNTTVQVKDENGKTGTATCTVNIGYGDVLWLYELKTEPSIVYAGDKMAFNAYVKNMSYTGLNVKVTFFISDEEGNPVGQSIGTISQGIPDNSTEMFSITQYDTTALKENENYFINAEATQSLLPEEQKYLKNNECRTIFSVIKIRKVNATETDAIGIAAVVVAIIYFVERRMHYEKKKKKHHVKK; this is encoded by the coding sequence ATGACAGGAATTAAAACAGAAATACGTATTTTATCCATCTTAATCGCTTTACTAATTTTAAGCTTTAATGCAGGAGCAGACTGGTGCGCTGCCAGTCCAGGCAACCCAGACATCACAAACAATTTGATTACTATCCTCGGCCAAGCAAACAATTGGTCCAACAGCCCAACAATTGTAGTGTATGAAGGAACTCCTTATATCGCTTATGAAGGACAGCAGACTGGAGTAAGCTGGACAAGAATATTTTTCACTTACTGGAATGGAATTGGCTGGCAGACCCCTATTTCAGTCAGCAACGAGACAGGAAACAACAAAGCGCACAACCCAGTTTTTGCAATTAATATAAAAAACGGGGAAATGCACTTAGTGTGGAGCACAGAGGAATCTTCATTCAATAAAGTATACTACTCTTTTTCAGCAGGTTTCGGGGACCCTTGGACTGCACCAGAACCATTGGATGGATTAAGTGGTGAAACATTAAATAAAGCAAAATTCCCTTATGTTGCATTGGATTCAGACGGAAACCCCCACGTCATATTCTATTATGATTCTGGAGGAATACAAAAAGTGTATTACACAACAAAAACAGGGGGCGCATGGAGCAACCTAGAATTAATAGGGGAGGCAGCATCGGAAGGAAGCACAGAAAGAGTAAATCCAATCTACATTACAGTAGACAAAAAGAAAGTGCCTAATGTTCCTTCAGAACCAATTTTTTATTTAATGGATTTACCCCGGAAAAAAGAATTAATAGAATTTGCAACAGGGCCCGGGCCAGAACCATGTACTTACAGCTGCGGAAACGGATTATGCGAAGACTGCTATGAAACAGCAGCAAACTGCTGCGGAGACTGCGGGGTTTGCCCCCCAGATGTAATTCATATAATTTGGAAGAACATGGCTGACGGAAAAATTGTTCACAAGCAAAAAAACATTGAGTCAGGGGCATCATGGACTGCAATAGATTATTTAGACCAAACCTCAACAAACGAGTCAAGCCATCCTTTCAGTGTAGCTGACAACAGCGGGGGCCTTCACGTGTCATACGAAGAAAGAGTGCCCCCTAACAACGGAGAAATATATTACAGAATGCTGGAAAACGGTAACTGGATCACAAAACCTTTGGGTGGAAGCCCAAACATAAGCAATACAATTGAAGACTCACTGCATCCAACAATTGCTGTGGATGCAAATGCAGTTCCAAAAATTGCATGGAGTGAACCAAAAGTTGATTCAAACCATTCGAGGATTTATTTCAAGTACTGGAATAATGCATCAAATTCATGGCAAAACCTTGGAGGAAATAACCTTATATGGTCTGATCCAAGCGTTCATAACGCAGACTATCCATTTATTGGATTAAATTATGATGGAAGGTCTTACATTGCCTGGCAACAAAAACTTACTGGCTCAGACAAAGGCCAGATATGGATGGTTTACTGGGGAGACTGCACTAGACCGTTGCCTGCCCCAAACAAGCCGCCAAAGGCTGTATGCAAGGTGAAGCCAACTTCAGGGGACATAAAAACAGAATTCGAGTTTGATGCAGGAGACAGCAATGACGACCACACGCCAAAAGAAAACTTGGAAGTAAGATGGGATTGGGCTGATATTGATGGTGTTACATACAATACTGACTGGACAACAGAAAAAAAAGCATTCCATGTTTTCGATTATATCGGAACTTACAACACAACAGTTCAAGTGAAAGATGAAAACGGTAAAACAGGCACTGCAACCTGCACAGTAAATATAGGCTACGGAGATGTTTTATGGCTGTATGAACTGAAGACAGAGCCAAGCATTGTTTATGCAGGAGACAAGATGGCCTTCAATGCATATGTAAAAAACATGAGTTATACTGGCTTGAATGTAAAGGTAACGTTCTTTATTTCAGACGAAGAAGGAAATCCTGTTGGGCAGTCAATAGGAACAATTTCACAAGGCATTCCTGATAACAGCACAGAAATGTTCAGCATTACACAATATGATACCACTGCCTTAAAAGAAAACGAGAACTATTTCATTAACGCTGAAGCCACTCAAAGCCTGCTGCCTGAAGAACAGAAATACCTGAAAAACAACGAGTGCAGGACGATTTTTTCTGTGATAAAAATAAGAAAGGTTAACGCAACAGAAACCGACGCCATAGGGATAGCCGCAGTAGTTGTTGCAATAATCTATTTCGTGGAAAGAAGAATGCATTACGAGAAGAAAAAAAAGAAGCATCACGTGAAAAAATGA
- a CDS encoding TIM barrel protein yields MSEGLLFGPAGIPNSTRKPNTVEGIKRVKELGLECMELEFVHSINIKKGAAPEVKKTAKENSIRLTVHAPYYINLNSLSKQTIGMSKSHVINSAKIGFLCGAESVAFHAAYYMKMDSQAVYDRVKKEMQYILNALKEEGIKIWVRPETTGKHSQFGTLEEILSLSEELEMVMPCIDFSHMHARTQKLNSREEFEAILESVEKKLGKKGLQNLHCHVSGINYSEKGERNHMPLKESDFNYKELLQSLKEFKAKGFIVCESPNLEEDALLLKKTYEKI; encoded by the coding sequence ATGAGCGAAGGACTATTATTTGGCCCAGCAGGAATACCTAATTCAACAAGAAAGCCTAATACAGTTGAAGGAATAAAGAGAGTGAAAGAATTAGGCTTGGAGTGCATGGAATTAGAGTTCGTGCACAGCATAAACATAAAGAAGGGTGCTGCGCCCGAAGTAAAAAAAACAGCAAAAGAGAATTCCATAAGGCTTACGGTTCATGCGCCTTATTACATTAATTTGAATTCTTTGAGCAAGCAGACAATAGGAATGAGCAAAAGCCACGTAATAAATTCTGCTAAAATAGGCTTTCTGTGCGGGGCAGAATCAGTTGCATTTCACGCAGCATACTACATGAAAATGGACTCGCAGGCAGTTTACGATAGGGTGAAAAAAGAAATGCAGTATATACTGAATGCGCTGAAAGAAGAAGGGATAAAAATTTGGGTTAGGCCTGAGACAACAGGAAAGCACAGCCAGTTTGGAACCTTAGAAGAAATACTTTCACTTTCAGAAGAATTAGAGATGGTGATGCCGTGCATTGACTTCTCCCACATGCATGCAAGAACACAGAAACTTAATTCAAGGGAAGAATTCGAAGCAATTCTGGAATCAGTGGAAAAAAAATTAGGGAAGAAAGGGCTGCAAAACCTCCACTGCCATGTCTCGGGAATAAATTACTCGGAGAAAGGGGAAAGAAACCACATGCCATTGAAAGAATCTGATTTCAATTACAAGGAACTCCTCCAGTCACTAAAAGAATTCAAAGCAAAAGGCTTCATAGTGTGCGAGAGCCCGAACCTGGAAGAAGATGCTCTACTCCTCAAAAAGACTTATGAGAAAATTTAA
- a CDS encoding PIN domain-containing protein, with protein MQKRFYVDTSVWLDYYGDRKDGIRPLGEFAFKFFKHCNENNCKVFFSDFVLFELKEFFPEKEIKILFSVIKKNLLMKVSVSEKQLMEANKIKKVFKEIPLNDIIHAIMARDSNAVLISRDKHFEDLSAIVECRPPEEII; from the coding sequence TTGCAGAAAAGATTTTATGTTGATACTTCGGTCTGGCTTGATTACTATGGCGACAGGAAAGATGGCATTAGGCCGTTGGGAGAGTTTGCCTTCAAATTCTTCAAGCATTGCAATGAAAATAATTGCAAGGTGTTTTTTTCAGATTTTGTCCTTTTTGAACTCAAAGAGTTCTTTCCAGAGAAAGAAATAAAAATCCTGTTTTCAGTAATAAAAAAGAATTTGCTTATGAAAGTTAGTGTCTCAGAAAAGCAATTAATGGAAGCAAATAAAATAAAAAAGGTTTTCAAAGAAATTCCTTTGAATGACATTATCCATGCAATTATGGCAAGGGATTCAAATGCAGTACTGATATCAAGGGACAAACACTTTGAAGATTTATCTGCAATAGTTGAATGCAGACCTCCAGAGGAAATTATTTGA
- a CDS encoding ribbon-helix-helix domain-containing protein, whose protein sequence is MDVLTVKLGEGFLKKINKAMRKFNYSTKTEFIREAIRDKLDALENRRAMKRLYAVKGTASRAVSEEELEAVREKLSRELERELSKRFK, encoded by the coding sequence ATGGATGTTTTAACTGTCAAATTAGGCGAAGGATTTCTGAAAAAAATTAACAAGGCAATGAGGAAATTCAATTACAGCACTAAAACTGAATTTATAAGAGAGGCAATAAGAGACAAGCTTGATGCCTTGGAGAACAGGCGTGCCATGAAAAGGCTTTATGCAGTGAAAGGTACTGCTTCACGTGCTGTTTCAGAGGAAGAGCTTGAAGCAGTAAGGGAAAAACTAAGCAGGGAACTAGAAAGGGAACTCAGCAAAAGATTCAAATAA
- a CDS encoding adenylate kinase, with the protein MNLIFFGQQGAGKGTYAQYMEKNYGFKQISTGDLLREKAKGQTPLGKKIKEIINSGALADDETVTQILEERLKQKDVNKGFVLDGYPRTLKQAELLDELLKRIGKKIDLVVNYAVTDQTSLQRLGGRLTCPKCNRIYHTKNIPPKVPGICDIDEAPLFQREDDKPEAIKKRLEEYRKQTRPLIEYYKNKGLLREIDANPELPIVSKRIDELFKEFIK; encoded by the coding sequence ATGAATTTGATTTTTTTTGGTCAGCAGGGAGCAGGTAAAGGCACTTACGCGCAGTACATGGAAAAAAATTATGGTTTCAAGCAGATAAGCACTGGGGACTTGCTTAGAGAAAAGGCAAAAGGGCAGACTCCTTTAGGGAAAAAAATCAAGGAGATAATTAATTCAGGCGCCCTTGCAGACGATGAGACTGTAACGCAAATTCTTGAAGAAAGGTTAAAGCAAAAAGATGTAAATAAAGGCTTTGTGTTGGACGGCTATCCAAGAACCCTCAAACAGGCCGAATTACTTGATGAATTACTTAAAAGAATTGGAAAAAAAATTGATTTGGTTGTGAATTATGCTGTTACTGATCAAACCTCGCTTCAAAGGCTTGGAGGCAGGCTGACCTGCCCTAAATGCAACAGGATTTACCACACAAAAAATATTCCCCCAAAAGTTCCAGGCATTTGTGATATTGATGAAGCCCCGTTATTCCAGAGAGAGGATGACAAGCCCGAGGCAATAAAGAAGCGCTTGGAAGAGTACAGGAAGCAGACAAGGCCCTTGATTGAATACTATAAGAATAAAGGCCTGCTAAGAGAGATTGATGCTAACCCTGAGCTTCCCATAGTAAGCAAAAGGATAGACGAACTGTTCAAGGAATTCATTAAATGA
- a CDS encoding phosphoribosyltransferase, which produces MKELGMHKIIQKIRKAKMRAKDFDLVVGVGRNGLIPALILASKLKKELGVIKIKFYNDGMKPKKLFSEPRILSQPKTKIKEKRVLLVDDVVRTESTMNSAKKFLEGKGAKKVKRFALVGSKNYCLVKCSECVKLPWN; this is translated from the coding sequence ATGAAGGAATTGGGCATGCACAAAATAATCCAGAAAATCAGGAAAGCAAAAATGAGGGCAAAAGATTTTGATTTGGTGGTTGGGGTTGGAAGGAATGGCTTGATTCCTGCTTTGATTCTGGCTTCAAAGCTGAAGAAAGAGCTGGGTGTAATTAAAATAAAGTTCTACAATGATGGAATGAAGCCAAAAAAATTGTTTTCAGAACCCAGAATTCTTTCTCAGCCAAAAACTAAAATTAAGGAGAAGAGAGTTCTTTTAGTTGATGATGTTGTGAGGACTGAAAGCACAATGAATTCTGCAAAAAAATTCCTTGAAGGGAAAGGAGCAAAAAAAGTGAAGAGGTTCGCTTTGGTCGGCAGCAAGAATTACTGCCTCGTCAAATGCAGTGAGTGCGTCAAACTGCCCTGGAATTAA
- a CDS encoding class I SAM-dependent methyltransferase family protein, whose protein sequence is MKNPRNLKEALEGKLSHKEKAFLVSSFDQVGNIAVIEVPQELNKKQKIIGEALLKVNKSIKTVCKIAGAHKGKYRIQPLKIIAGKKNFIAEYREAGCLFRFDLRKVFFSPRLAGERLRIARLIQPNEIIGAFFAGVGPYPIVFARNSPMKKAFAVELNPIAVKYLKENIALNKCAEKIEAIKGDVKKIASKKLKGKCDRIVMPLPHRGEDFLDSAFTALKPEGGIIHFYQVVPRDDPYKNALQRISETAKKFKKIFSVLYKKEVRPFSASRIQVVMDFKVH, encoded by the coding sequence ATGAAGAATCCAAGAAACCTGAAGGAAGCCCTGGAAGGCAAGCTCTCGCACAAAGAAAAAGCTTTTCTTGTTTCCTCTTTTGACCAGGTAGGAAACATTGCAGTAATTGAAGTGCCTCAGGAATTAAATAAAAAGCAAAAAATTATTGGGGAAGCACTGCTCAAGGTAAACAAGTCAATCAAGACTGTCTGCAAGATTGCTGGAGCCCACAAGGGAAAATACAGGATTCAGCCCCTAAAGATTATTGCAGGGAAAAAGAATTTCATTGCAGAATACAGGGAGGCAGGCTGTCTCTTCAGATTTGATTTGAGAAAGGTCTTTTTCTCCCCAAGGCTTGCAGGCGAAAGGCTCAGGATTGCAAGACTCATTCAGCCTAACGAGATTATAGGCGCATTTTTTGCAGGGGTAGGCCCTTATCCTATTGTGTTTGCAAGAAATTCTCCAATGAAAAAGGCTTTTGCTGTTGAATTGAATCCAATTGCAGTGAAATACCTGAAGGAGAACATTGCCTTGAATAAATGTGCAGAAAAGATTGAAGCAATAAAAGGCGACGTGAAAAAGATTGCCTCAAAAAAATTGAAGGGGAAATGCGACAGGATTGTAATGCCACTGCCTCACAGGGGAGAAGACTTCCTTGATTCCGCTTTCACTGCATTAAAGCCTGAGGGAGGAATAATTCACTTCTACCAGGTTGTTCCGAGAGATGACCCTTATAAAAATGCATTGCAGAGAATTTCTGAAACAGCAAAAAAGTTCAAAAAAATTTTTTCCGTCCTGTACAAAAAAGAGGTCAGGCCTTTCTCTGCCTCAAGGATTCAGGTTGTAATGGACTTCAAGGTGCATTGA
- a CDS encoding DUF63 family protein — MISDFFQEYFVKPIIDYSGYNLVNTIVYAAILLFVSFKIIFPFFAKRGISFDFNFVKAVFPYIVLGSTLRIFEDLQLITRNPFPWELGYYFVSPGIYIMIGLFTIVALYASIKAGKKNLYKALKIFGAIGLIADIPVVLFLLFKLKHVQEFIQVLLIVAVVVILIKFLSNKLKTKIFKDNSSLMVAAGQAMDGGATFTALTSFSTFSEQHVVSNFLMDAVNNATNSTFFGPFAFLLVKIVIALLIIYFAETEIKDAKLKNFIKVFVIIIGFAPGIRDSFSLGVL, encoded by the coding sequence ATGATTTCTGATTTCTTCCAGGAATACTTCGTGAAGCCCATAATAGATTACTCAGGATACAATTTAGTGAACACAATTGTTTACGCTGCAATCCTTCTTTTTGTCTCATTCAAAATCATCTTCCCTTTTTTTGCGAAAAGAGGAATAAGTTTTGACTTCAATTTCGTGAAAGCAGTTTTCCCCTATATTGTTTTGGGCTCAACATTGAGAATTTTTGAGGACCTGCAATTGATTACGCGCAATCCTTTCCCGTGGGAGTTAGGCTATTATTTTGTGAGCCCGGGCATTTACATAATGATTGGATTATTCACTATTGTTGCGCTTTATGCTTCAATTAAAGCAGGCAAGAAAAATTTATACAAAGCACTAAAAATCTTTGGTGCAATAGGATTGATTGCAGACATCCCGGTTGTCTTATTCTTATTATTCAAATTAAAGCACGTGCAGGAATTCATTCAAGTTTTATTGATTGTGGCAGTAGTTGTAATTCTAATAAAGTTTTTATCAAATAAACTCAAAACAAAAATCTTCAAAGACAATTCAAGCTTAATGGTTGCGGCAGGACAGGCAATGGACGGAGGAGCAACCTTTACAGCGCTGACCTCTTTTTCCACTTTCTCTGAACAGCACGTTGTATCAAATTTTCTAATGGATGCAGTGAACAATGCAACAAACTCAACATTCTTTGGCCCCTTTGCATTCCTTCTCGTGAAAATAGTTATTGCATTGCTAATAATCTATTTTGCGGAAACAGAAATCAAGGACGCAAAATTGAAGAATTTCATAAAGGTTTTCGTGATAATAATAGGCTTTGCTCCGGGAATAAGGGATAGCTTCAGCTTGGGCGTGCTATAA
- the dph5 gene encoding diphthine synthase, whose protein sequence is MLYLIGAGLKPEDLTLEELNTIKKCSKVYAEEYTSVYAEGSIKELQKIIGKRIILLERKDLEERSKKIIKEAKAKDLAIIIIGNAFYATTHIQLMLEAKKMRVKFKAMPGISLYSHLGGTGLSAYNFGRTVSIVFRSKNYSPESFYDAIKKNLSAGLHTLCLLDLKPKEKKFMKAKEGLKIIEEIEEKRDERNVRDSIIVGLYGIGGRREKMAAGNFDEIKNLDSNVFPQSFIVCAKPSEKELEGLKEFCGLKMKGK, encoded by the coding sequence ATGCTTTACTTGATAGGTGCAGGACTCAAACCAGAAGACCTTACGCTGGAAGAATTGAATACAATAAAAAAATGCAGCAAGGTTTATGCTGAAGAATATACAAGCGTTTACGCAGAGGGAAGCATTAAAGAACTGCAGAAAATAATTGGAAAAAGAATAATTCTGCTCGAAAGGAAAGACCTTGAAGAAAGAAGCAAGAAAATAATAAAAGAAGCAAAAGCAAAAGACCTTGCAATCATAATAATTGGGAACGCGTTTTATGCTACAACCCATATCCAGCTTATGCTTGAAGCAAAAAAAATGAGAGTGAAATTTAAGGCAATGCCTGGCATTTCACTGTACAGCCATTTGGGAGGGACAGGATTGAGCGCTTATAATTTCGGCAGAACAGTTTCAATTGTATTCCGTTCAAAAAATTATTCACCTGAAAGCTTTTATGATGCAATTAAAAAAAATTTGAGTGCAGGCCTACATACATTATGCCTTCTGGACCTGAAGCCGAAAGAAAAAAAATTTATGAAAGCAAAAGAAGGACTGAAGATAATAGAAGAAATAGAAGAAAAAAGAGATGAAAGGAATGTGAGGGATTCAATCATTGTAGGGCTTTATGGAATTGGGGGCAGGAGAGAGAAAATGGCTGCAGGAAATTTTGATGAAATAAAAAATCTTGATTCAAATGTCTTCCCCCAGTCATTTATTGTTTGCGCAAAGCCCAGCGAAAAAGAGTTAGAGGGATTAAAAGAATTCTGCGGGCTGAAAATGAAGGGGAAATGA